A section of the Leptospira semungkisensis genome encodes:
- a CDS encoding DNA methyltransferase, which produces MNGAVRKKERKILTGEFWTSKQRQAHPIHYVVSYRASFKPELPSFFMGKYLGNKRGVVFDPFGGRGTTSVQANLEGHTAIHNDISPMSLFLARARQYVPSLEKLEKTLFSLDLKKKLPEEKEDSDLLHFYHKDTLREIKNFKKILANEDSPELRYLGLTALSRLHGHSNGFFSVYSFPQISIPPLAQKKNNEKKGMVPDYREIQPRIFQKMKRDLKEILPPFYHEYSSRNIYTNNSSLDLLDLSENAVDLVVTSPPFLDKVNYEEDNWLRYWFLDIQLEKDQKPSIFATLAGWCEFIQGTLSELSRVVKPGGVVVMEVGEVRKGKTVFNLDEYVIRCAENTGLVWENTYINDQKFTKLANCWNVSNNEKGTNSNRCVVFRNLK; this is translated from the coding sequence ATGAACGGAGCAGTTCGTAAAAAAGAGAGAAAGATACTCACCGGAGAATTTTGGACTTCTAAGCAAAGACAGGCACATCCGATCCATTACGTAGTAAGCTACAGAGCTTCCTTCAAACCCGAATTACCTTCCTTCTTCATGGGAAAATATTTGGGGAATAAAAGGGGGGTCGTCTTCGATCCGTTCGGCGGAAGAGGAACCACTTCTGTTCAAGCAAACCTAGAAGGCCACACCGCGATCCACAATGATATTAGTCCTATGTCCTTGTTTTTGGCAAGAGCAAGACAGTATGTGCCTTCTCTCGAAAAATTGGAAAAGACACTTTTCTCTTTAGATCTGAAGAAGAAATTACCGGAAGAAAAAGAAGACTCAGATCTTCTGCATTTTTATCATAAGGATACCTTAAGAGAGATCAAGAATTTCAAAAAGATCTTGGCTAACGAGGATTCTCCCGAGTTGCGTTATCTTGGTTTGACTGCGCTCTCTCGTTTGCATGGACATAGCAACGGATTCTTTTCCGTGTACAGCTTTCCTCAGATTTCTATTCCTCCTTTGGCCCAAAAGAAGAATAATGAAAAGAAAGGAATGGTCCCTGATTATAGAGAGATCCAGCCCAGGATCTTTCAGAAAATGAAAAGAGATTTGAAGGAGATCCTACCTCCTTTCTATCACGAGTATTCTTCTCGAAATATTTATACCAATAATTCCTCTTTAGATCTGTTGGATCTGTCTGAAAATGCGGTGGACCTGGTTGTGACGAGTCCTCCATTTCTGGACAAGGTCAACTATGAAGAGGACAACTGGCTTCGCTACTGGTTCTTGGATATTCAATTGGAGAAGGATCAAAAGCCCAGTATCTTCGCAACCTTGGCCGGTTGGTGCGAATTCATCCAAGGCACACTGTCTGAACTTTCCAGAGTAGTTAAGCCAGGAGGCGTGGTCGTAATGGAAGTTGGCGAAGTCAGAAAGGGAAAGACCGTCTTCAATCTGGACGAGTATGTGATCCGATGCGCCGAAAACACAGGCCTTGTTTGGGAAAATACCTATATCAACGACCAGAAATTCACGAAGCTTGCAAATTGCTGGAATGTCTCGAACAATGAGAAGGGGACGAATTCCAACCGTTGTGTCGTATTCCGGAACCTAAAGTAG
- the flgG gene encoding flagellar basal-body rod protein FlgG, which yields MMRSLWTAATGMVAQQFHIDTISNNLANVNTTGFKKNRADFEDLVYQHMVLAGTPATSVSEIPTGVNVGHGVRAAASQKLFEIGSFQATGNKLDLAITSEMGFFKIQMPDGSFAYTRDGSYKIDSNQQVVTSNGYLLEPPLILPEGAILNTLMISEQGEVTVKIGADIRPTVIGQVELYRFVNPAGLQAIGKNLFQETVASGPEIPGTPGMEGFGNVLQGFLEMSNVKIVEEMVNMIVAQRAYESNSKAIQTSDNMLSTAIGLKR from the coding sequence ATGATGCGTTCTCTTTGGACCGCTGCGACTGGAATGGTTGCACAGCAATTTCATATAGATACGATTTCCAACAACCTGGCAAACGTTAACACTACCGGATTCAAAAAGAACCGAGCCGATTTTGAAGATCTAGTGTATCAGCACATGGTTTTGGCAGGAACTCCTGCAACTTCCGTGAGTGAGATCCCGACCGGTGTGAATGTGGGTCACGGGGTAAGGGCGGCTGCTTCTCAGAAATTATTCGAGATTGGTTCCTTTCAAGCTACCGGCAATAAATTGGACCTTGCGATCACAAGTGAGATGGGATTCTTCAAGATCCAAATGCCTGACGGAAGTTTCGCATACACTAGAGACGGTTCTTATAAAATAGATTCTAACCAGCAAGTAGTGACCTCCAACGGTTATTTGCTCGAGCCTCCGCTTATTCTTCCGGAGGGAGCGATCCTGAATACTCTTATGATCTCCGAGCAAGGAGAGGTTACTGTAAAGATCGGTGCCGACATTCGTCCTACAGTGATCGGTCAGGTTGAACTTTACAGATTCGTAAACCCTGCAGGTTTGCAAGCGATCGGTAAGAACTTATTCCAAGAGACAGTAGCATCCGGACCTGAGATTCCTGGGACTCCTGGTATGGAAGGATTCGGTAATGTTCTCCAAGGATTCTTGGAGATGTCCAACGTGAAGATCGTAGAAGAAATGGTGAACATGATCGTTGCTCAGAGAGCTTATGAATCAAACTCCAAAGCGATCCAAACTTCCGACAACATGTTATCCACAGCGATCGGTCTTAAACGTTAA
- a CDS encoding penicillin-binding transpeptidase domain-containing protein → MKGILGFSFFLILVSCSVKTGTDSPRLEREELSFTDKKVCILLAELGEGNLVRVGESSCKQTAPSMYIFQPILALSALETGSLKDPHGNLPWDKTKFPYLRWQKEQNLRSALENSTIWYFQKLWMDTGALKIRAWLGSVGLPTSVPTDPNRAFWMDGGYVWTAEEFYSFLWKLFDGELNLREKNLRSVLEGLERIPGEVKNPSGSHRLDGNWGPYKEFYSDSGTGYAGGRSVSWYWFFWKTEKKSYLFLTRLESETETFSSLEAAKFGVAYLREKGIWEKYFSN, encoded by the coding sequence ATGAAAGGAATATTAGGTTTTTCTTTTTTTCTAATTCTTGTATCCTGTTCGGTAAAGACCGGGACGGATTCTCCTAGATTAGAAAGAGAAGAACTTTCCTTTACGGACAAGAAAGTTTGCATACTTCTTGCCGAATTGGGCGAAGGAAACTTGGTTCGAGTAGGAGAGAGTTCCTGCAAGCAAACTGCTCCTTCTATGTATATTTTTCAGCCTATTCTTGCACTCTCCGCTTTGGAGACAGGAAGCTTAAAAGATCCGCATGGAAATCTTCCTTGGGACAAGACCAAATTTCCCTATTTGCGTTGGCAGAAGGAACAAAATCTAAGATCCGCCTTAGAGAATTCAACGATCTGGTATTTTCAAAAACTTTGGATGGATACTGGAGCCTTAAAGATTCGGGCTTGGCTCGGTTCCGTAGGACTTCCTACATCCGTTCCCACGGATCCGAATCGCGCCTTCTGGATGGACGGAGGCTACGTTTGGACTGCGGAAGAATTCTATTCCTTCTTATGGAAACTATTCGATGGGGAATTAAACCTTCGCGAAAAGAATCTAAGATCGGTGTTGGAAGGATTAGAAAGAATTCCGGGAGAAGTTAAGAATCCCTCAGGCTCCCATCGACTGGATGGAAATTGGGGTCCTTACAAAGAGTTTTATTCGGATTCAGGAACAGGTTATGCGGGAGGAAGAAGCGTCTCTTGGTATTGGTTCTTTTGGAAAACCGAGAAGAAGTCTTATTTATTCCTTACAAGATTAGAGAGCGAGACAGAAACCTTTTCTTCTTTAGAAGCGGCAAAATTCGGAGTCGCCTATTTAAGGGAAAAAGGGATTTGGGAAAAATATTTCTCGAACTAA